One genomic window of Elaeis guineensis isolate ETL-2024a chromosome 2, EG11, whole genome shotgun sequence includes the following:
- the LOC140855543 gene encoding LOW QUALITY PROTEIN: protein PAT1 homolog (The sequence of the model RefSeq protein was modified relative to this genomic sequence to represent the inferred CDS: inserted 1 base in 1 codon) — MQEADFSNWIDENILDAEHFQDGKRWWSQPRPSSSRLSESKSLYRTSSYPQQQPQQHSSEPILTPKSSFTSYPPPGGRSHISPNLTRHASIPSLTAGLQMTPPNLSPFSGPQHHLAGLMHGLHYGGNMSQFASPGLSFNNRPQHHWLNQASLFAGEHPNLLPNFLQQHLPQPNGSVPSQLLLQQQQQRVQQVQPCLPHFSRLQSPLVSSHPPEIMNKLDAVLGISDLRDQRSKPSQRGKQNMRFPQQSSDTSSQKGDNGWPQFRSKYMSAEEIESILRMQNAATHSNDPYIDDYYHQACLAKKSAGSRLKNHFCPTFIRDLPSRARANNETHAFLQVDALGRVAFSSIRRPRPLLEVDLPSASGDGVHEQKSSVKPLEQETMLAARITIEDGLCLLLDIDDIDRMLQFSQPQDGGFQLRRRRQVLLEGLAASLQLVDPLGPVKAGHSGGLAPKDDLVFLRLASLPKGRKLLSRYLQLLIPGSELTRIVCMAVFRHLRFLFGGLPSDSSAAETTINLAKTVSSCVCSMELSALSACLAAVVCSSEQPPLRPLGSSAGDGASMILKSVLDRATDLLTDXHATSNYSMSNRALWQASFDAFFGLLTKYCLSKYDSILQMLLMQALDTSIIGSEAARAISREMPVELLRASLPHTNEHQRKMLLDFAQRSMPVTGFSVHGSGSGPVTSESVPG; from the exons ATGCAGGAGGCAGATTTTTCAAACTGGATTGATGAGAATATATTAGATGCTGAACATTTTCAGGATGGTAAACGATGGTGGTCACAACCACGTCCTTCGTCATCTCGTCTTTCAGAATCAAAATCCCTGTATAGAACATCCTCATATCCTCAACAACAGCCACAACAACACTCCAGTGAACCAATTCTTACACCTAAATCATCTTTCACATCCTACCCTCCACCTGGTGGACGATCTCATATTTCACCAAACCTCACACGTCATGCAAGCATTCCATCCCTAACTGCTGGGCTTCAGATGACTCCTCCAAATCTCTCACCTTTTTCTGGTCCACAACATCATTTGGCAGGACTAATGCATGGATTGCATTATGGTGGAAACATGTCTCAATTTGCCTCTCCAGGCCTCTCTTTTAATAACCGGCCGCAGCATCACTGGTTAAATCAAGCCAGCCTATTTGCAGGGGAACATCCAAATCTGCTGCCTAACTTCCTACAGCAACATTTGCCACAGCCAAATGGCTCAGTGCCTTCACAACTACTTCTGCAGCAGCAACAGCAGAGAGTGCAACAGGTCCAACCATGTCTGCCTCATTTTTCTCGCTTGCAGTCTCCCTTAGTCAGCTCCCATCCTCCGGAAATAATGAATAAGCTTGATGCAGTTCTTGGTATATCTGACTTGAGAGACCAGAGATCTAAACCATCACAAAGAGGAAAACAGAACATGCGGTTTCCTCAACAATCTTCTGATACCAGCAGCCAGAAGGGTGACAATGGGTGGCCACAGTTTAGGTCCAAGTACATGTCAGCTGAAGAGATTGAAAGCATTTTGAGAATGCAGAACGCTGCAACTCACAGCAATGATCCATATATAGATGATTACTATCACCAAGCTTGTCTTGCAAAAAAGTCTGCTGGTTCAAGGCTGAAGAACCATTTCTGTCCAACATTTATTCGAGATCTGCCTTCTCGGGCAAGAGCTAATAATGAGACACATGCATTTCTTCAGGTTGATGCACTTGGGAGGGTTGCATTTTCATCCATTCGTAGGCCTCGCCCTCTCCTTGAAGTTGATCTGCCTTCAGCCTCAGGTGATGGCGTCCATGAACAGAAATCTTCAGTAAAGCCCCTTGAACAAGAGACGATGCTGGCAGCTAGAATCACCATTGAAGATGGTCTTTGCCTCCTCCTTGATATAGATGATATTGACCGGATGTTACAGTTTAGCCAACCACAAGATGGTGGCTTCCAGCTGAGACGGAGGAGACAAGTCCTTTTGGAAGGCCTTGCAGCATCTCTTCAGCTCGTTGATCCACTTGGCCCAGTTAAGGCTGGTCACTCAGGTGGGCTTGCCCCAAAAGATGATCTTGTGTTTCTTCGCCTAGCATCTCTTCCTAAGGGCCGGAAGCTTCTGTCACGCTACCTTCAGCTTCTTATTCCTGGCAGCGAGCTCACTCGGATAGTCTGTATGGCCGTTTTCCGGCACCTACGTTTTCTATTTGGTGGTTTGCCATCAGATTCTAGTGCAGCAGAAACAACAATAAATCTTGCCAAGACTGTTTCTTCATGTGTATGCAGTATGGAGCTAAGTGCACTCAGTGCTTGCCTTGCAGCTGTCGTTTGCTCATCTGAACAGCCACCTCTTCGCCCACTTGGGAGTTCAGCTGGTGATGGAGCATCGATGATTTTAAAATCTGTTCTCGACAGAGCAACAGACCTTTTGACAG CCCATGCTACAAGCAACTACAGCATGTCTAACCGAGCTCTTTGGCAAGCATCATTTGATGCCTTTTTTGGGCTTCTTACCAAGTATTGTCTGAGTAAATATGACAGTATATTGCAAATGTTGCTCATGCAGGCACTTGACACTTCAATCATTGGGTCTGAAGCTGCCAGAGCTATAAGCAGGGAGATGCCTGTGGAGCTGCTACGTGCGAGCCTGCCTCATACAAATGAGCACCAGCGCAAGATGTTGCTTGATTTTGCTCAGAGATCCATGCCTGTAACTGGTTTTAGCGTCCATGGAAGTGGCAGTGGTCCTGTGACCTCGGAATCAGTTCCCGGCTAA